The following proteins are co-located in the Triticum aestivum cultivar Chinese Spring chromosome 1A, IWGSC CS RefSeq v2.1, whole genome shotgun sequence genome:
- the LOC123061362 gene encoding receptor-like protein EIX2 yields the protein MATATPPSSTSYLLIILALALAASAGSGNGSCIPAERAALLAFKAGITSDPANLLGSWHGHDCCQWGGVRCHSRTGHVVKLDLHNEFVQEDYASFWFPGNHSLHGQISCSVLALPHLKHLNLSGNMVLGDGRPIPEFMGSLRSLTHLDLSSLNFSGRVPPQLGNLSKLVYLDINSDMMTYSMDISWLARLPSLKHLDMGGVNLSAAVDWVQTLNKLPNLVVLELNYCGLNDYYSRSTSLLLHNLTLLEELDLSNNHLNSPAVKNWLWGLTSLKSLIIYGAQLGGTFPLELGNLTLLQTLDLSFNDIKGMIPATLKKVCNLRYLNLQVNKIDGDISELIQRLPNCSSRNLQVQTLGETNITGTTLQSLVNLSSLNTLELSFNNLRGSVPVEIGTLTNLTNLSLKFNKLTGVISEDHFAGLTNLKEIDLSYNNGLAVIVDSDWEPPFNLQLARLASCHLGPQFPKWLRSQKGIVLLDISNAGIIDRIPYWFWTTFSDAQFLNVSFNQISGELPPNLDFMSVEILFLQSNHLTGLVPQLPRTIVFLDISRNCLSGFVPSNSQAPSLEAVVLFSNCIIGVIPRSFCQWSNLRLLDLSNNLLVGQFPDCGRKEPRRWHNTNNNTSRARITSHFGLELRTLLLSNNSLSGGFPSLLRWCRNLLFLDLAQNKLSGDLPAWISDRMAALIMLRLRSNNFSGHVPIEITGLLALRILDLANNTFYGDIPQSLVNFKALTAINEAVDRENNPFTEEYIGAMSYDNMGLTGDSLSVVIKGQVLAYRENSVYLMSIDLSCNSLTGQIPEDISSLVGLINLNLSSNFLSRNIPYKIGNLQALESLDLSKNQLSGEIPLGLSNLTSLSYMNLSYNGLSGRIPLGSQLDTLKTDDPASMYIGNPGLCGRPLPKQCLGDQPTQGDSVRWDTYGQSQMDILFSLIVGFVVGLWMVFCGLVFMKKWRYTYFRLLDKLSDKVYVISVVTWHKWSRNIGEN from the coding sequence ATGGCCACAGCAACTCCACCATCTTCCACGAGCTACCTGCTCATCATCCTAGCCCTAGCACTAGCAGCCTCTGCTGGAAGTGGAAACGGGAGCTGCATCCCGGCAGAGAGGGCGGCGCTGCTCGCCTTCAAGGCCGGCATCACAAGCGACCCGGCGAACCTCCTCGGCTCATGGCATGGCCACGACTGCTGCCAATGGGGCGGCGTGAGGTGCCACAGCCGGACAGGCCACGTCGTCAAGCTCGACCTCCACAACGAATTCGTCCAAGAAGATTACGCTTCTTTTTGGTTCCCTGGTAACCATTCGCTGCATGGCCAGATAAGTTGTTCGGTGCTCGCTCTGCCCCATCTCAAGCATCTCAACCTTAGCGGGAATATGGTTCTCGGAGACGGAAGGCCTATACCAGAGTTCATGGGTTCCCTCCGGAGTTTGACACACCTTGACCTATCTTCCTTGAATTTTAGTGGTAGAGTGCCTCCTCAGCTAGGCAACCTATCCAAACTCGTATATCTTGACATAAACTCTGATATGATGACATACTCAATGGATATTTCTTGGTTAGCCCGTCTCCCCTCACTCAAGCATCTCGACATGGGCGGTGTGAACCTTAGCGCAGCGGTAGACTGGGTTCAGACACTAAACAAGCTTCCCAACCTGGTTGTGTTGGAACTCAATTACTGTGGCCTTAATGATTATTATAGTAGGAGTACGTCTCTCCTACTCCACAACCTCACGCTTCTTGAGGAACTTGATCTCTCAAACAACCATTTAAACAGTCCAGCTGTAAAGAATTGGCTTTGGGGTTTAACAAGCCTCAAAAGCCTAATCATATACGGTGCTCAATTAGGGGGAACTTTTCCTCTCGAGTTGGGAAACTTGACCTTATTACAGACCCTTGACCTGTCATTCAACGACATCAAAGGGATGATACCGGCGACTCTGAAAAAAGTGTGTAATTTGAGATATCTAAACCTCCAAGTGAACAAGATCGATGGGGACATATCAGAACTAATTCAAAGGCTACCGAATTGTTCTTCTAGGAATCTTCAAGTCCAGACTTTGGGAGAGACCAACATCACAGGGACAACATTACAATCACTTGTAAACCTATCCAGCTTAAACACGCTTGAACTTAGTTTCAACAACTTGAGAGGTTCCGTTCCCGTGGAGATTGGGACACTTACAAATTTGACCAACTTGTCCCTTAAGTTTAACAAACTTACTGGTGTGATATCCGAGGATCATTTTGCTGGTCTGACGAATTTAAAAGAAATTGACTTGTCTTACAATAATGGTTTGGCAGTCATCGTGGATTCGGATTGGGAACCTCCCTTCAACTTGCAATTGGCAAGGCTTGCATCTTGTCATTTGGGCCCCCAGTTCCCTAAATGGCTGCGATCACAAAAGGGCATTGTACTTCTTGATATTTCAAACGCAGGTATCATAGATAGGATCCCATATTGGTTCTGGACTACCTTTTCGGATGCGCAGTTTTTAAATGTCTCATTTAACCAAATTAGTGGTGAGCTGCCTCCTAATTTGGACTTCATGTCAGTGGAAATACTTTTTCTCCAGTCAAATCATCTAACTGGTTTGGTACCACAATTACCAAGAACAATTGTATTCTTGGACATCTCCAGAAATTGTTTAAGTGGGTTTGTGCCATCAAATTCACAAGCTCCATCTTTAGAGGCTGTCGTTCTCTTTTCCAACTGTATAATTGGGGTTATTCCAAGGTCATTTTGTCAGTGGTCAAATCTGCGGCTCTTAGATCTTTCAAACAATCTGCTTGTAGGGCAATTTCCTGACTGTGGCAGAAAAGAACCGAGACGATGGCATAACACAAACAACAACACTTCAAGGGCCAGAATCACAAGCCATTTCGGTTTGGAACTCCGTACTCTCCTTCTAAGCAACAATAGTCTTTCAGGTGGATTCCCTTCACTCCTACGATGGTGCCGAAATCTTCTTTTCCTCGACCTAGCTCAAAATAAATTGAGTGGAGACCTACCTGCATGGATTAGTGATCGAATGGCAGCTTTGATCATGCTACGCTTAAGATCGAACAACTTCTCAGGTCACGTTCCAATTGAAATAACTGGACTTCTTGCTCTTCGCATCCTTGACCTAGCTAATAACACCTTTTATGGGGATATTCCACAAAGTTTAGTGAACTTCAAAGCTTTGACTGCCATTAATGAAGCTGTAGATCGAGAAAACAATCCTTTCACAGAAGAATATATTGGAGCGATGTCGTACGACAATATGGGGCTGACTGGTGATAGTTTATCAGTTGTCATAAAAGGCCAAGTGCTTGCCTACAGGGAGAATAGTGTATATTTGATGAGTATTGATTTATCCTGCAACAGTTTAACTGGACAAATCCCAGAAGATATTAGCTCTCTTGTTGGACTCATAAACTTGAATTTGTCATCAAACTTCTTGAGCAGAAATATCCCATACAAGATTGGAAATCTGCAAGCACTCGAGTCTCTTGATCTCTCAAAGAACCAGCTTTCTGGTGAAATTCCTTTGGGCTTATCaaatttgacatcattgagctataTGAACTTGTCATATAATGGTCTATCAGGTAGAATACCATTGGGGAGTCAACTAGATACCCTTAAAACAGATGATCCAGCTTCTATGTACATTGGCAACCCTGGTCTTTGTGGACGTCCCCTTCCAAAGCAATGTCTTGGAGATCAACCAACTCAAGGAGATTCAGTAAGATGGGATACATATGGTCAATCTCAAATGGATATTTTGTTTAGCCTGATTGTGGGGTTTGTGGTAGGCCTCTGGATGGTATTTTGTGGCCTTGTGTTCATGAAGAAATGGAGGTACACTTATTTCAGGTTACTTGATAAGTTATCTGACAAGGTCTATGTCATCTCTGTTGTTACTTGGCACAAATGGTCCCGAAACATTGGCGAAAATTAA